The genomic region GTGGTGCGCACGTCGACGCGCAGGGTGCCCTGGCAGCCGGCCTCGACGCCGGCGTTGGAGGGCTCCATCAGGATCGCGAAGTCGGCCTCGAGCAGGTCGGGGCGCTGCTCGGCGACCATCTTGAGCCCGTTGTGCTCCTCCTCGATCTCCTCGGCCTCGTAGAGCACGAAGGTCACGTCGCGCACCGGCTCGGGCACGGTGGCCGCCAGGCGCAGGATCACCGCGTCGCCGCCCTTCATGTCGCAGGTGCCCAGCCCGTGCAGGATCCCCGTCTCCTCGTCGAGGCGGCTGGGGAAGTTGCCGTTGACCGGCACCGTGTCGAGGTGCCCCGCGAGCACCACCCGCTCGGCGCGGCCCAGGTCGGTGCGCGCCACCACGGTGTTGCCCAGGCGCGTCACGCTCAGGTGGCCCAGCGCCTCCAGCGCCGTCTGCACCGCGTCGGCGATGCGCTGCTCGTCGCGGCTGACCGACTCGATGTCGCACAGCTGGCGGGTCAGCGTCACCACGTCGGCGCCGAGGTCGAGGGCGACCGGGCCGCTCGTCGTACCGGCGGCCGGGCTGGTCTGGGGGCTGGTCATGGCGCCCATCCAACCAGCCGCTCCCCCGCCCCGGGCGGGGTGCGCGCCGCCGACCCCGACAGTTCATCCCCCTGTCCCAGAACTGGAACACGTTCTAGTATGGGCCCATGCGCAACGGCCTCGTCCTGTTCACCTCCGACCGCGGCATCACCCCGGCCGCCCTGGCGAGCGCCGCGGAGGAGCGTGGCTTCGACACCTTCTACGTGCCCGAGCACACCCACATCCCCGTACGCCGCGACGCGGCGCACCCGGGCACCGGCGACGAGACGCTGCCCGACGACCGCTACACCCGCACCCTCGACCCGTGGATCTCCCTGGCCACGGCGGCCGCGGTGACCAGCCGCATCCGGCTCTCGACCGCGGTGGCGCTGCCGGTGGAGTCCGACCCGATCACGCTGGCCAAGCAGGTCGCCACCCTCGACCACCTCTCCGGCGGCCGGGTCGAGATCGGCGCGGGCTTCGGCTGGAACACCGACGAGCTGGCCGACCACGGCGTCCCCGCCGGCCGGCGCCGCACCGTGCTCAGGGAGTACGTCGAGGCGATGCGCGCGCTGTGGACGCAGGAGGAGGCGGCCTACGACGGCGAGTTCGTCTCCTTCGGCCCCAGCTGGGCCTGGCCGAAGCCGGCGCGCCACGTGCCCCTGGTGATCGGCGCGGGAGCGGGGCCCAGGACGTTCGACTGGATCGCCCGGCACGCCGACGGCTGGATGACCACCCCGCAGCAGCGCGACATCACCGACCAGATCGGCGCGCTGCAGCGGGCCTGGGCCGCCGCCGGCCGTGAGGGGCGGCCCGACGTACGGGTCCTGGTCGCCTTCAGGCCCGACCCCGACGACCTGGCCGCCTGGGCCGAGGCCGGCGCGACCGAGCTGATCTGGGGGGTGCCCGACAAGGAGCCCGACGAGGTGCTGGCGAGCCTCGACCGGCTCGCCGCGCGCCTGGGCCTCGCGCCCGAGCCGCTGCTGGGCTGAGCGCGCGAGGCCGGCCGGGACCCCTCACGAGCGCCAGAACCCCTCATTTGAGGGAGTGCGTAGCGGCAGGCGGTGGGCCTAGCGTGGACGCACGGCGCAGGAGTCGTCCACGTCTCCCACCGTGAGCGGAGGAGCACCCGATGACCCTGCAGACCCCGATGATCCTCGGCCCCGGCGAGGGCGAGCACTGGCACTTCCTCAACACCCTGCAGACCCTGCAGGTCGACGGCAAGCGCAGCGACGGCGCGATGACCGCCCTGCTCTTCGAGGGGCCGCGGGGCTTCGGCCCGCCGCTGCACAGCCACGACGTCGAGGACGAGCTCTTCCACGTGCTGGCCGGCGAGATCCGCTTCATGACGGGCGACATCAGCGAGGTCGTCGGCGAGGGCGGCACCGTCTTCCTGCCCAAGCAGCAGGCGCACCAGTTCCAGGTGCTGTCGGCGACCGCGAAGGTCCTCCAGGTCACCACCCCGGCCCAGTTCGACGACTTCGTGCGCACCCTGGGCACGCCGGCAGAGGCCGCCGAGCTGCCCGAGCCGACCGAGGTCGACGGCGCCCGGGTCGCCGAGGTCTGCGCCCAGTTCCAGATCCAGGTGCTGGGCCCGCCCCCGCCGCCGCTCGACTGAGCGGCGGCAGCCGCGGGCGTTCAGGCCTTCGCGACCGCGACGACCGCCTTCTCGCCGTCCCCGACGGTCACCGGGGTGCCCGGGTGGTCGACGTTCGAGGTGACCTCGTAGGCCGTCGCCAGCGTCTCGCCGGTGATCAGCTCGCGGTGCGTCGACGCGGCGGACTGCACGGCCTCCGAGCCGGCGATCGTCAGCACGATCCGGTCGGAGACCTCGAAGCCGGCGTCGCGGCGGGCCTGCTGGACCGCGCGCACCAGGTCGCGGGCCAGGCCCTCGGCGGCCCGCTCGTCGGTGACCACGGTGTCGAGCACCACGAACCCGCCGCCGGGCAGCATCCCGATCGCGTCGGTCGACTCGGCCGAGCCGGCGACGGTCTCGAGGGTGTACTCGCCCTCGACGAGCGCCAGCCCGCCTGCGGTCACGGTGCCGTCCTCGGCCACCGACCAGTCCCCCGACTTCGAGCCCTTGATGGCGTGCTGGACGTCCTTGCCCAGCCGGGGTCCGGCGGCGCGCGCGTTGACCGTCAGCCGCTGCGAGACACCGTACGACGCCGCCTCGGGCGCGTCGGCGCCCAGCAGCCGCACCGAGCGCACGTTGACCTCGTCGGCGACGATCGGCTCGAAGCCCTCGAGCGCCGCGGGGTCGGCCACGACCACGGTCAGCTGCGACAGCGGCAGCCGGTTGCGCAGCGAGCGGGCCTTGCGCAGCGCCGAGGTGGCCGAGCAGACCTCGCGCACCTGGTCCATCGCCGCGACCAGCCGGTCGTCGGCGGGCAGCTCGCCGGCGCCCGGCCAGTCGGCCAGGTGCACCGAGCGCCCGCCGGTCAGGCCGCGCCAGATCTCCTCGGTGGCCAGCGGCATCAGCGGTGCGGTGACCCGGCAGACCGTCTCGAGCACCGTGCAGAGGGTGTCGAAGGGGGCGGTGTCGTCGGCGTCCCAGAACCGCTCGCGCGAGCGGCGGATGTACCAGTTGGTCAGCACGTCGAGGAACGAGCGGGTCGCGTCGCACGCCTCGGCGACGGCGTACGAGTCGAGCGAGGTGGTCATCTGCTCGACGTACTGCCCGCACTTGGCCAGCAGGTAGCGGTCGAGCCGGTCGGTCGAGGCGGTGGAGAGCTGCGCGTCGACGGAGCCCGCGTTGGCGTAGAGCTGGAAGAAGTACCAGCTGTTCCACAGCGGCATCAGCACCTGGCGCACCGAGTCGCGGATGCCCTGCTCGGTGACCACGAGGTTGCCGCCGCGCAGGATCGGGCTCGACATCAGGAACCAGCGCATCGCGTCGGCCCCGTCGCGGTCGAAGACCTCGCGGACGTCGGGGTAGTTGCGCAGGCTCTTGCTCAT from Nocardioides salarius harbors:
- a CDS encoding cupin domain-containing protein encodes the protein MTLQTPMILGPGEGEHWHFLNTLQTLQVDGKRSDGAMTALLFEGPRGFGPPLHSHDVEDELFHVLAGEIRFMTGDISEVVGEGGTVFLPKQQAHQFQVLSATAKVLQVTTPAQFDDFVRTLGTPAEAAELPEPTEVDGARVAEVCAQFQIQVLGPPPPPLD
- a CDS encoding LLM class F420-dependent oxidoreductase: MRNGLVLFTSDRGITPAALASAAEERGFDTFYVPEHTHIPVRRDAAHPGTGDETLPDDRYTRTLDPWISLATAAAVTSRIRLSTAVALPVESDPITLAKQVATLDHLSGGRVEIGAGFGWNTDELADHGVPAGRRRTVLREYVEAMRALWTQEEAAYDGEFVSFGPSWAWPKPARHVPLVIGAGAGPRTFDWIARHADGWMTTPQQRDITDQIGALQRAWAAAGREGRPDVRVLVAFRPDPDDLAAWAEAGATELIWGVPDKEPDEVLASLDRLAARLGLAPEPLLG
- the dapE gene encoding succinyl-diaminopimelate desuccinylase is translated as MTSPQTSPAAGTTSGPVALDLGADVVTLTRQLCDIESVSRDEQRIADAVQTALEALGHLSVTRLGNTVVARTDLGRAERVVLAGHLDTVPVNGNFPSRLDEETGILHGLGTCDMKGGDAVILRLAATVPEPVRDVTFVLYEAEEIEEEHNGLKMVAEQRPDLLEADFAILMEPSNAGVEAGCQGTLRVDVRTTGERAHSARSWKGVNAIHGAADVLARLNAYEARRPVIDGLEYHEGLNAVAIRGGVAGNVVPDECVVEVNYRFAPDRSTDEAQAFVHDFFEGYDVRLTDLGAAAMPGLDRPAAQEFVAAVGGGVAPKFGWTDVARFTALGVPAVNYGPGDPLFAHKADEHVPVAEIEHCERALHAWLTGATGASGGAEQAGA